In Nitrospinota bacterium, the DNA window CCCCCAAAAACTGATCCAGATTTAATGTTAGAATTTGATTCAAATGACCTGCACCCATTTGCTGGACAATTTATAATGCGAAAAATCTAATTATTGGATCAGGTTAACCTGATCCAGATTTTCGGAACTCCAGTGGAGTTCGATTTCCTAATGAGCTATGCGGCCGGGTTTCGTTATAATCTTTTCTCCACGATTCTATTTTTTCTCGGGCATCTTGTAAACTCAAAAACCAGTTTTGACTTAAGCACTCTTCTCGAAACTTTCCATTGAAGCTTTCGATAAAAGCATTGTCCGTAGGTTTTCCAGGCCTGGAGAAGTCCAGTTTGACCTGATTCCAATAGGCCCACTGATCCATCGCCCTTGATGTAAACTCCGTTCCATTATCCACCCAGATGCTTTCGGGCTTTCCCCGTTCCCGGATCAACCGGCTTAATACTTCAGCCACCTGCTCTCCTTTGAAGTACTGTCCCGGCTCAATAGCCAGACTCTCACGAGTAAAGTTATCCACTATCGTTAACAGCCTCAATTTGCGGCCATCAAACAGAGTATCGGCCATAAAATCCATCGACCAGGAATGATTGGGAGTCAAAGCCAAAGGGCGAATAACCCGCTTAACTGAACTGACATGGCGCTTAGGTCGTTTCCGCCTTAAGGTCAAACCCTCTTGGGTATACAATCGGTAAACCCGTTTATGATTCACCTGCCAACCTTCCCGCTTAAGCAAAATATGAATGCGGCGATAACCCCAGCCGACACGGACTTGGGATAACTCCTTAATCCGCATCTTCAAAAATGCCTGATCGTCTGCGAGAGAACAATAATATCGAGTGGATCGGGCCAGTTCAATCACTTCGCAGGCCCGACGAATGCTGACATGATACCTGGCTTGGAAAATATCAGCCCATTCCCGCTTGCGATCAGGCTTTAAGGCTTTTTTCCAAGTACATCCTGAAGCATCTTCTTATCCAAACTCAGGTCGGCCACCAGTTGTTTTAACTTCCGGTTCTCTTCCTCCAACTGCTTCAACCGCCTCAATTCGGCAACGCCCAGTCCACCGTACTTCTTCTTCCAACGATAAAACGTCTGCTCTGCTATCCCCAGCTTCCGGGTAATATCTCCAATAGAAATTCCTGACTCCGACTGGCGAAGTGCAAATGCAATCTGTTCTTCTGTAAATCTCGATTTCCTCATGCCAAAATCCTCCTCCTAAAAATAGGGTTTTTTACGAGAATTTTCACATTCTAAAAGGTCCAGATTGCGAGGAGCAGGTCTAAGGTTGAAATAATAACTTAATGGGCAGGTCAGTTTTCCATTGGGACTTATAATGATATTCCTCAAAATCTTTGTCTGGAATATCATTTGTAAAAATCAGCCAGCAATTGGGGCATTTATAAAAAGTTCGGGCGCCCTAGTAAAAAAGGTTGAGGGATATTTGCAAATACGACAGGAGGCTTCTAAGTTAATAGCGGGAAAGCTAAGGGAGATCTTCCAGTATTTTTTTTAAAATCTTCTTTTTTTCGGGTGCAGGGTTAAGGCTGAGCGCGGCATTAAGATGAATTTTTGCTTTTTGTGGGTCGTTTTTGAATTCTAGCAAAAGTTTTGCCAGATTGAACCTGGCCGACAAAAGCCGAGGGTTCTCTCGAACCGATTTTTCAAGCTGGATTAGTGCCTCGTCAAATTTCTTTGCTTGTATCAGCTCAATGCCGGCTTGGTTATGAGCCCGGGACTTATCAATATAAAACTGTGGAGGTGCACCTTTTCCCATACTCCTGTATAAGGCAGCTGCCTTTTCAAACTCCTGGCTTGCCCAGACAAATTTTCCCAGGTTGCCGTATAGGCTTGCCAGGTTGAAGTGAGAGGCTGGATTTTTAGGTTCAATGCGTATCGCTTCTTTAAAGTTTTTTTCAGCTTCAGCAAACATTCCCAGACTTTTATGGGCGATGCCCAGGTTTTGGTGTACATCATAAAGGTTGGGGTTTAGCTCAAGCAATGCTTTCAGAGGTTTTATAGCACTGGCATAATCCTCTTCCATCAGGTAATGAATGCTTAATGTTTTTCCAACACTCAATTTATGTGGAGATTTTCTGAACGTATCAGCCCACAGAGACGAAGGTGAAGCGTAAACCTGATTTCTTTTTACTACCAGAACAGAGAAAGCGATAAACATTAACACGATAGCTCCCCAGACACGTTTCTCAATTTTACTTATCAGGAACAGTATGACTGCAAAGAACAGGCACAATCCAAATGAAGGGATATACATATTGCGTTCACTGAACAAATGTGTACGTTCCATAAATGAGTTTGTGGGAGCAATTGTCAATGGGAACCACAATACACAGAATGTGAGGAGAGAGTTGTTGATGTAAAACTTTTTGAAGGCCAGAAAAATACATAATAAAAGAAGAGCTATGGAAAGAATAAGAGAGGGCCAGGATATCAGTGTCATAAAATCATATTCAAAAGTCAGGTTGACAGGAAACAGGAATAGTTTCAAAGGGTGTTTGAGGAGGTCTAATTGCACGAGCCCAAGAGTGAGGTTGATTTTTTCAAAAAATTTTTCAACATTAAGAGTGTCTGTGAAACGCATGGCATTGGGCGCAAGGTAAAAAGCGCTAATTGCTAGTGCGGGGTAGCAGAGGTAGTACCCAAGCCTGTATCGGAAAGGTATCCAATTATCACCTTTGATAAAACACAGGTCGTAAATTACAATCAATAAAGGCAGGGTGATTGCAGTTTCCTTGCTCAGCAGGGCCATTGCAAAAGTCAAAAGGGAAAGAGGATAGAGAATAATCCCGGGAACTTTGCTGTCTTTCAAGCTTGCAAGAATAAAAAGCAGTAAGGATAAAAAGTAAAAAAGTCCCGCGAGACCTCCCGGTCGCCCCGAAATATATGTCACGGTTTCTGTTTGAATTGGGTGAAGCCCGAATATTAAAGTTGTTATCAACGCTATCTTTTGCGCTGCATCTTTGCCCCAGGATGTTCCTCTGTTAACTGTCAAATATGTGATGAAAAAAATCAGAAAGGTGGAGCAAATATGTATCAGTATATTAAATAGATGGTAGCCAAAAGGATTCTCCTGCCCCCATTTGTAGTTCAGGGCAAAACTCAGCCCATTGATGTGGCGGTTTCGGATATATGAAAGGCTGGTGTAATAACCTGTGTCTTTAATAACAGGTGATAGCTTGATATGCCTTTCGTCATCACTTTGAAACGGGGTGTTCAATCCATTAGCGTAAACGAGGAATATAATTCCTGAAATGGCTACTAAAATACTGATAGTATTCAAACGTAAAAGGGAAAAGTTCACAGATTCTCGAGTACCTTTTAGGAAGGAAAAAACGTTGATATTAGGGTTGTGAGCTTGATTTGAGAACGAAATCGGGTCAAAATCACAGTGTGCGCTTTCCTGGGTCCTGATCTATTTGGAGGTCTCCTGCATACCTGAATCAGTTTATCAGAAAATAATATTTAATAATGAAGAAATAGCCCTATTTCAGGGTAGATCGTTAAAGCTCGTTATTTGAAATGTCGTTAAGGCACTATCAGCTTGTGTGCGTTTTTTTCATAAACCCCGATAAAAATAAGGGAGATTCATGTCACTAAAGCATCCCAGGCATATTCTTATAATTGGAGGAGGGGTTTTTCAAGTACCTGCGATCAAAACTGCCAAGTCGATGGGCTTGAAGGTTGTTGTGACAGATTATAACCCTGAAGCAGAAGGAATGCTTTTGGCTGATTACCCCATTGAGGTCAGCACCCGCAATATCAACCTTACTGTTAATACTGCCAAACAGTTTCATAGGGCTTGCCCACTGGATGGAGTTCTGACGGTTGGAACAGATGCTTCCCAGACGGTAGCCGCTGTAGCGGATGCATTGAATTTGCCGGGGATTCCTTTTGAAGTTGCTGAACGGGCTACCGACAAAATCAAGATGCGCCAGGTGCTCAAGGAAAAAGGTGTATCTGTACCAGACTTCAGGCCAATCTGGACGTTGGAAGATTGCAGGGAAGCTATCAAAGAAATGCCTCTGCCTCTGGTTATAAAACCTTGCGACAATATGGGCGCGCGTGGAGTGCGCAAAGTAGAACGCCTTGATGATCTGATCCCTGCATTTCGTGAAGCCAAAGAAGCCTCCATAAGTGGGAAGCTTATCCTCGAAGAATTTATGGAAGGGCCTGAGTTAAGTCTGGACGCGTTGGTATTTGAGGATAATATCCATATTACAGGAGTGGCTGACAGAATTATTGAACGGGATCCCTATTTTGTTGAAGTTGGGCATACACTTCCTTCTATCCTGCCGGCAGAACAGCAGACACAAGCCGTTGATGTTTTCAAACAGGCTATCTCTGCATTGGGGATTGATATTGGAGCGGCCAAGGGGGATATCAAAATAACACCAGAAGGTCCCAAGATTGTTGAGATCGCGGCCCGTTTGAGCGGAGGATGGATGTCGGCGTATACTTATCCTTTGGCTACAGGGGTCAACCTTTATAAAGCGGCTATTCAAATTGCCCTGGGTGAAAAGCCTTCTGATCTGACTCCTAAAACTTCTCTGTTTTCCGCTGAACGTTCTTTGCTGCCCCCTGCAGGAAAAATCCTTTCCATTCGAGGTGTGGAAGAAGCACGAAAAATTAAGGGAGTTAAGGAGATCATCCTTATGAAAGAGGCCGGTGATATGTCTGAAGAGCCTCGCAGTAATATGGGTAAAGTGGGTTACGTCATCACGGTTGGTAAAACCCGCGAGGAAGCCATAAGCATTAATGAGCTGGCGCGCGAAACCCTGAAAATAGAAATAGGTGCCCCCAACGATCTGACTTGGGACATCATCCGCAATAATGCTCGTAAAAAGTTTTATATTGCCTGCAAAGCCTGCACAGTTTGTGATGGTCTGGAATGCGCTGGAAAAGTGCCTGGAATAGGAGGAATAGGCACTGGCAGCGCTTTCACAGAAAACTTGACAGCATTGGCTCGATATCAAGTGAACCTTAGAACAATTCATGAAGTGAAAGCCCCGGATACTTCGGTGGAACTGTTTGGTCATAAGCTCGCTCTTCCAGTCCTGGCAGCACCCATCACGGGAATGGAAACAAATCTGGCAGGTGGCATGGATGAGCGTGAATACGCAGATGCCATCCTTGATGGATGTCTTGAGTCAGGCACAATAGGGATGGTGGGTGATGGGGCAAGTCCAAAAAAATATTTGATTGGACTTGAAGCTATCAAAAAGCGTGGTGGACTGGGAATACCTGTCTTCAAGCCCAGAGAATACAATCTAGATATCATCATGCGGTTCAAAGCTGCCGAAGATGCCGGTGCTGTTGCGGTAGGGGTCGATATTGACGCTGCTTCGTTTAAAACCATGGCCCAGAAGGGTCAGGCGGTTGGTCCCAAAACAGTTTCTGAGTTAAGGGAGTTGAAATCTCATTTAAAAGTTCCTTTTATATTGAAAGGCATCATGAATGTGGAGTCGGCTTTAGCGGCGATAGAGGCCGGTGCCGATGCCATTGTTGTATCTAACCATGGTGGGCGTGTTATGGATCATATGCCGGGAACTGCGGAAGTCCTCCCTGAAATAGCAAATGCAGTGGGTGGAAGAATTAAGGTTTTAGTCGATGGGGGTATACGTGAAGGTATTGATATTCTCAAAATGCTGGCACTTGGGGCCGATGTTGTCATGATTGGTCGCCCGGTCTGTATTGCTGCATTTGGAGCGGGACAGGAAGGCGTCTCGTATTACTTGAGAGAGAAACTGAATGAATTAAAGAAAGCCATGATTCTAACAGGTTGCGGATCCATTGATCAAATTGATCCTTCAATCATATTCCGCAAAAAGGGAGACCGTTAATTGAAACCTGAGAATCACGTTTTAAAAATGGTCCCGGGTGAGCCTAATAAAGGTTTGCGTTCTTCACTCTTGAAGCTTAAAAACAATTTTAGAGCTTGCGGTATCAAACTATCTACAGAAGATGCTGCGATGTCTATAGATCAGATCGCTTATTGGGCAGAGTTTTGCGATTTATCTACTATTGTAAAGATTGGAGGCCCTAACGCTCGCAACGATATTAAACAACTGTTGCCTTTGAATATTGATGGATTAATCGCTCCCATGGTGGAATCACCTTATGGGTTGGAAAACTTTATTTCAGCAGTTCGAGATTTCACCACTCCCATGCAGTTTGAGAGGATAAAGAAGCAAATCAATATTGAAACTGAGACATCGGTCCGTCAACTGGAATCCATACTTGCTGCACCAGAAGCAAAATATCTTGATGAAATTACAATCGGATGCAGCGACCTTTCCGAATCCATGAAAAAACCGAAGTGGGACGAGAGTTTCATAGCTTTGGTTTCCAGCATCGTTCAAACAATTAAAAAAAAGAATATCCCTGTTTCCGTGGGAGGAGGAATAACTCCCAGTACCATTGACGCATACCTGAAAAAAGTCCAGCCGGATCATTTTAATACCCGGGTTGTCATGTTCAATGTGGTACCGGGTAGCAACTACTCTGAAGCGGTTCAAGCTGCGTTAAGCTTTGAAATCCTTATGCTTGAGCACGATTCGGCCTTGAATTATATTACCCGGGATGAAGAAAAGTTTCGCATTAAGGAGCTCAAAAAAAGATTAAAGTAGGTTGTTTTTAAAGGTCTTTTCTTATCTTGGTTTTCTTCTTAATTTCCTAATGGATATTCTAAAAAGGATATTATTGACAAAAGAGTGAAATGTCATAAAATACCCTCCTCGTTTCACAAATAATCCTTGTAAAAAATCATACTTAGCTGATTCGATTGTAATTGAATCTGCTTATTTTTTAGCTACCTTATTTCCATTTTAATTTTTATATTTTTGGAGGACAGTAAAACAAAATGCAGATAACTGGCATGCTTTGGGGAAGAAAATTGTTGGACCTGGTGGAATTCCCCCACTCAGAAGTCCGGGGTCCTGAACTGAGTGTCGATGAGATCAAAGATATGATCAAACGACATGGACAGGTTTTTATTAAACCTGTATTCAAAGGTGGTGTAGGAAAGAAAGGCAAGTCTGGTCTTTTAGGGCGTGTAGATAATATCAATGATGCCCTAAAAGAAAAAGAACGGCTATATTTTGCAGAACATGTAGATGGCTTCAGTAAGGTCAAATCTGATGGTGTTACCTTTGAGGGTGCCGTTCCTGCGGATTATGAAGTTTATTTTTCTATTTCTGAGAGCACCGAACACCGCTCTCCTGTCATGACAGTTACTCACCATGGTGGTGTAGATATTGAAGAGTTGGACCCCAGTAAGCTTGCAGTGGTGCCCTTTGATCCGCTGACAGGTTTGAAAGCATTTCATGTGTCTAATGCTTTGATGGATTTGGGTGCGCCACCTCAAGTAATTAGTCCCTTGGTTCAGAATCTTCCAAAACTTTGGGATTTATATAACAACTACGGAATGTGGATGCTGGAACTCAATCCCATTCGGATGCAGCCGGGAAAAGGTGGGCGTTTAGCTCCTATTGCTTGCGATTTTAAATGTGCATTTGACCAAGATGATCCGGCTTGGAAAAGATTGCATCTTCCTACGCATCTTTTTGCATCCGACTATTCAGAGTTCGAACAGGAGATCAATCAGCTTCGTACCTATCAGGGTCAAAGTGATGTATTTGTGATGAACGATAAAGGAAGCATTACTGCACCTACATTTGGTGGTGGTGCGAATGCGATGGTTACCGAACTTCTGGGAGAAGATGCAACGATCTCCTCCGACTTTGGTGGTAATCCTCCTTATGAAAAAATGAATGATATTTCCAAAATCAGTTTTAAATATTGGCTTCCACAATCAAATGTCCTTTTTATTATTGGGGGTAAGGCAAACAACACGGATATTTATGAAACATTCCGTGCTATGGGGGATGGACTGCGAGAGTTTTTTCAGACACATGGTCCGATTCCACTTTTTGTGGTTGTAGGTCGAGGCGGGCCCAATGTTATTAGAGGTATGAACTATTTGCGGGATGTATTGGATTCTCTAGGGCTGCCCTACCGTTTCTTTGGGCATGACAGTGCAATGTCAGAGGTCATCAACTACGCACTTAAGGTGAACGAGTGGATGAAAAACGGTGGAAAAGACGAAATAAAAGCCAAATTAAAAATTTAACCTAACGAAACTGTTGGAGGTTTGAATGCATAAGCAAGGTGTAGGGGATTTCCCCTTTTACTGTGGAATAAACTCCCTTTCTGAATTGGCAACTAAAGATGACAGATGCGTGGTCTTAAATATTTTGGGTAAAGAGAGTTCTGGGGTTACCCCGATAAGCCATGATTATTCAGGAGGAAATATTGTTTTTGGGACAGGACCTGGTAAGTCTGGTAAGTTTTTACCAACGAAAACCGGAAAAATTCCGGTTTATAACTCAATTAAGGAGGGGTTGGAGGCAGGCCATAAATTCAATACCGTTGTTATATATCTTCCTCCTTCAGGAGTAAAAGATGGGCTTGCGGAAGCCGTTCGAGATAACCCAGATCTAAAAAAAGCGATAATACTTACTGAAAAAGTTTCAATAAAAGATTCTCGAATAATGCGTGCAATTTGTCAGGCTAACGGAATTACTCTTTTTGGTGGCAACTGCCTAGGACTTGCTGATGCTTGGAATCACGTTCGATTAGGTGGGGCATTGGGTGGAAATGCTCCTGAAGAATCTCTCATTAAAGGTTCGGTTGCTATTTTTTCCAACTCTGGCAACTTCACAACGACAATGGCTGTTTACTTATCTACAGCAGGATGGGGGACAACCACTTCTGTTTCTAGTGGTAAGGATGTATACATTCAATATAGTGCTAAAGAATTCCTTTATGCATTCGATAATGATGACCGCTCAAAAGTAGCAGTTCTTTACAGCGAGCCTGGCGGGTATTATGAAAATGGGCTTAAGTCCAATAAGCCCATCATCGCTTGTGTGGTGGGTCGTTGGAAAGCTCGATTGACCAAGGCCTGCGGTCATGCAGGATCTTTGTCTGGGTCTGGAGACGATGCCTTGGCAAAAGAACAATGGTTTATGGACTATTTTGGAGTCGACGGAATTTATACACCGGAAAAACCCATCTTTTCGAAAAAGGGCGCGTTGGTTACCAACATCGCACATATTCCAGAAGCGCTAACGAAAGTTATGGAAATTAACAATACTCAACCTGATTTTGAACCAAAAGGCAGTCTTGATTTAAAACCCTGGTTTGGAAACAATCAAGGACTTTCTCTTCCCCCTGAATTGGATGTGCCTATTGTTGAAGCAGCAAGTCCATATAACGAACAGATCGAAGCGTTGGATAAAATGGTGGGAGCACAGCATCGTCGTGAAACCTTAAAAGATGCCAGTGGTGCCTCAATGATGGATCCAAAAACCCAAGTATCAAAAATTCATAACACCTCGATTCTCGATGCTTCAATGAAAACCTTTGAATCCAACTTGGTTTTTGCTCTTACGCGACAATACACTTGTGATTATGGTGAAAAGATTGCAAACATCGTTTTAAATATGTATACCAACCAGCACAACCAACCCACGCTGGTAGCCGCTGAAGCGGCTCGTGAAAACGGAAACTCTCCGAATACGGTGGTCTCCTCTGCTGTAGCTATTGTTGGTAAGAAAATGGTACAAAAGGCAATGGATGCCTCTTGCGCATTGTTGGATTTATTTCAGTTTACCAAACTCGCCGGTCCAAAAGAAAAATTTGATTACTCGGCTCAATTAAAGGAAGCAGAAAAGTATAAAGACGCTTTACTTTCCGATGGTGAAGATCATTGTGCTGCTAAATTGGCTGAATATTTAAATAAGGCTGGTGATTCTGTGTTCATCAAATTTGTACAAGACTTTGCAGTAGCAAATGGTGGAAAGCTTTCTACCGATGCTTTATTTGGTGCGGTATGGGTTACCCTTGGCTGGGAATCATTGAGAGGCAAAAAGATTTCAAAAGACACGCTCGTCCGTCTTCCTTGGTATTCACGTATCTACAGTACAATTGTTGGGGTTTCTGCGCCAGCTTCTAGACATACAGAAGATAGCATTGCCGAAGTTAAGCTTGAGGAATTGATTCCTAATTATAGCTTTACTAAAACAGCATTCGTTACTTTGTTGGGTAGACAACCCTCTGAGTCCGAGTTGTATGAGTTCCAGGTTTTACTGGGACTTATAATCACAAACGGACCGGGTACCATCTCAGCCCAAGGTTCGAAGGGCGCAGTCAGCGCCGATGGACCCGAACAACCCCAGAGAGTGCAGGTGAATAAAGGTTTTATTGGTTTCCTCACGCATACCGGTTTTGCTCATGGTGGAAACGGCTTTGAAGCGGCAGCATTTTTGATGGAAAACTTTAAAGACACTGGTTTGAAAGATCCTGCAGACGCGAATCATGGTCTAAACCTTGATGCTATGGCTCTAAAAGTTGCCAACGATTATGCAAACTACAAGAAAAAACAGAAAGCAGTCGGAAATCTTGATTATGCCAAGCTACCTTGTGTGAACCATCCTGTATTTAAAGGTAAAGATGTTAACTACGATCCGCGTGAAGTATTCGTCAATGATCTTTTTAAAGAAAAGGGTATTAATAACGTTTTTCTTGATTTTTACCATAGTCTTGTTCAAGGCTTGTTCAAAGCGAAAGTCAGTAAGAATGTTTATTGTGTAAATATTGATGCGGTTATTGCCGTTATCCTTCTGAAAATTGTCTGGTCAGATTTCAACGCAGGCAAGATGAAAGAAGAGGATATCGAATCTGCCAGCTTTGCAACCTTCTTATTCGGCAGAATGATTGGTTGTGCAGCTGAGATTGATGATCATACCTCGCGTGGCAAAAACATGGATACACGAACACCAGCGAGCAAATGCTCGTATGTAGGTTAGTCGCTAAATAAGTTAGGAGGGTATATTGGCGACCAATAGATAGGTTTAGATAATACTTAGGACCTTTGCTCTTAAAGAGTAAAGGTCCTTTGTTTTTTATGGCGAAGCCTTCTGCTGGCAATGAAAAAGTGTAATAACATAAAGGGTCAATAAAGTAAGTCTGCTTAATGAGAAAAGGCCAATTCCCAATGGGCTTAGTTTGGCAAGTGTAATGCGGGTCAACTTTTTAAAAACTTTGAATCACTTTGTAATTACTAAATACTATTGATATTCGA includes these proteins:
- a CDS encoding IS3 family transposase (programmed frameshift) — its product is MRKSRFTEEQIAFALRQSESGISIGDITRKLGIAEQTFYRWKKKYGGLGVAELRRLKQLEEENRKLKQLVADLSLDKKMLQDVLGKKPLKPDRKREWADIFQARYHVSIRRACEVIELARSTRYYCSLADDQAFLKMRIKELSQVRVGWGYRRIHILLKREGWQVNHKRVYRLYTQEGLTLRRKRPKRHVSSVKRVIRPLALTPNHSWSMDFMADTLFDGRKLRLLTIVDNFTRESLAIEPGQYFKGEQVAEVLSRLIRERGKPESIWVDNGTEFTSRAMDQWAYWNQVKLDFSRPGKPTDNAFIESFNGKFREECLSQNWFLSLQDAREKIESWRKDYNETRPHSSLGNRTPLEFRKSGSG
- a CDS encoding tetratricopeptide repeat protein — encoded protein: MNFSLLRLNTISILVAISGIIFLVYANGLNTPFQSDDERHIKLSPVIKDTGYYTSLSYIRNRHINGLSFALNYKWGQENPFGYHLFNILIHICSTFLIFFITYLTVNRGTSWGKDAAQKIALITTLIFGLHPIQTETVTYISGRPGGLAGLFYFLSLLLFILASLKDSKVPGIILYPLSLLTFAMALLSKETAITLPLLIVIYDLCFIKGDNWIPFRYRLGYYLCYPALAISAFYLAPNAMRFTDTLNVEKFFEKINLTLGLVQLDLLKHPLKLFLFPVNLTFEYDFMTLISWPSLILSIALLLLCIFLAFKKFYINNSLLTFCVLWFPLTIAPTNSFMERTHLFSERNMYIPSFGLCLFFAVILFLISKIEKRVWGAIVLMFIAFSVLVVKRNQVYASPSSLWADTFRKSPHKLSVGKTLSIHYLMEEDYASAIKPLKALLELNPNLYDVHQNLGIAHKSLGMFAEAEKNFKEAIRIEPKNPASHFNLASLYGNLGKFVWASQEFEKAAALYRSMGKGAPPQFYIDKSRAHNQAGIELIQAKKFDEALIQLEKSVRENPRLLSARFNLAKLLLEFKNDPQKAKIHLNAALSLNPAPEKKKILKKILEDLP
- a CDS encoding ATP-grasp domain-containing protein, with the translated sequence MSLKHPRHILIIGGGVFQVPAIKTAKSMGLKVVVTDYNPEAEGMLLADYPIEVSTRNINLTVNTAKQFHRACPLDGVLTVGTDASQTVAAVADALNLPGIPFEVAERATDKIKMRQVLKEKGVSVPDFRPIWTLEDCREAIKEMPLPLVIKPCDNMGARGVRKVERLDDLIPAFREAKEASISGKLILEEFMEGPELSLDALVFEDNIHITGVADRIIERDPYFVEVGHTLPSILPAEQQTQAVDVFKQAISALGIDIGAAKGDIKITPEGPKIVEIAARLSGGWMSAYTYPLATGVNLYKAAIQIALGEKPSDLTPKTSLFSAERSLLPPAGKILSIRGVEEARKIKGVKEIILMKEAGDMSEEPRSNMGKVGYVITVGKTREEAISINELARETLKIEIGAPNDLTWDIIRNNARKKFYIACKACTVCDGLECAGKVPGIGGIGTGSAFTENLTALARYQVNLRTIHEVKAPDTSVELFGHKLALPVLAAPITGMETNLAGGMDEREYADAILDGCLESGTIGMVGDGASPKKYLIGLEAIKKRGGLGIPVFKPREYNLDIIMRFKAAEDAGAVAVGVDIDAASFKTMAQKGQAVGPKTVSELRELKSHLKVPFILKGIMNVESALAAIEAGADAIVVSNHGGRVMDHMPGTAEVLPEIANAVGGRIKVLVDGGIREGIDILKMLALGADVVMIGRPVCIAAFGAGQEGVSYYLREKLNELKKAMILTGCGSIDQIDPSIIFRKKGDR
- a CDS encoding carboxylate--amine ligase translates to MQITGMLWGRKLLDLVEFPHSEVRGPELSVDEIKDMIKRHGQVFIKPVFKGGVGKKGKSGLLGRVDNINDALKEKERLYFAEHVDGFSKVKSDGVTFEGAVPADYEVYFSISESTEHRSPVMTVTHHGGVDIEELDPSKLAVVPFDPLTGLKAFHVSNALMDLGAPPQVISPLVQNLPKLWDLYNNYGMWMLELNPIRMQPGKGGRLAPIACDFKCAFDQDDPAWKRLHLPTHLFASDYSEFEQEINQLRTYQGQSDVFVMNDKGSITAPTFGGGANAMVTELLGEDATISSDFGGNPPYEKMNDISKISFKYWLPQSNVLFIIGGKANNTDIYETFRAMGDGLREFFQTHGPIPLFVVVGRGGPNVIRGMNYLRDVLDSLGLPYRFFGHDSAMSEVINYALKVNEWMKNGGKDEIKAKLKI
- a CDS encoding CoA-binding protein; the protein is MHKQGVGDFPFYCGINSLSELATKDDRCVVLNILGKESSGVTPISHDYSGGNIVFGTGPGKSGKFLPTKTGKIPVYNSIKEGLEAGHKFNTVVIYLPPSGVKDGLAEAVRDNPDLKKAIILTEKVSIKDSRIMRAICQANGITLFGGNCLGLADAWNHVRLGGALGGNAPEESLIKGSVAIFSNSGNFTTTMAVYLSTAGWGTTTSVSSGKDVYIQYSAKEFLYAFDNDDRSKVAVLYSEPGGYYENGLKSNKPIIACVVGRWKARLTKACGHAGSLSGSGDDALAKEQWFMDYFGVDGIYTPEKPIFSKKGALVTNIAHIPEALTKVMEINNTQPDFEPKGSLDLKPWFGNNQGLSLPPELDVPIVEAASPYNEQIEALDKMVGAQHRRETLKDASGASMMDPKTQVSKIHNTSILDASMKTFESNLVFALTRQYTCDYGEKIANIVLNMYTNQHNQPTLVAAEAARENGNSPNTVVSSAVAIVGKKMVQKAMDASCALLDLFQFTKLAGPKEKFDYSAQLKEAEKYKDALLSDGEDHCAAKLAEYLNKAGDSVFIKFVQDFAVANGGKLSTDALFGAVWVTLGWESLRGKKISKDTLVRLPWYSRIYSTIVGVSAPASRHTEDSIAEVKLEELIPNYSFTKTAFVTLLGRQPSESELYEFQVLLGLIITNGPGTISAQGSKGAVSADGPEQPQRVQVNKGFIGFLTHTGFAHGGNGFEAAAFLMENFKDTGLKDPADANHGLNLDAMALKVANDYANYKKKQKAVGNLDYAKLPCVNHPVFKGKDVNYDPREVFVNDLFKEKGINNVFLDFYHSLVQGLFKAKVSKNVYCVNIDAVIAVILLKIVWSDFNAGKMKEEDIESASFATFLFGRMIGCAAEIDDHTSRGKNMDTRTPASKCSYVG